The following proteins are co-located in the Dyadobacter chenwenxiniae genome:
- a CDS encoding ScyD/ScyE family protein → MKKLLLSIAVVISGLFIQACTDHTQPFPEPESFTSQAFVSGLKAPIGMAIDDKGNMWVTEAGTGNGNDGSVSMITPSGTKTLYVTGLKSITQEGSAEGIGHLVFHNGKLYFLHGSNGMLYTADVASFKSGDAPVDLAQIPVQDIGTFVKTKKLTDPLNSNTWDLTFGPDGHLYIVDSGANAIVKRHGVTGDLSLFAHFPDVASGVEAVPTGIVYDGTKFLVSTLTGFPFAKDNAKIFQVDTWGNVDIYKSNFTTLTGITLSANNKPIVIHHGAFGQMGFEAKSGKVLDENGKTLLGNISRPTDIIRADNNTYYLMSYQDGTIIKLSY, encoded by the coding sequence ATGAAAAAACTGTTACTTTCGATCGCGGTTGTCATCTCGGGACTTTTTATCCAGGCTTGTACCGACCATACCCAGCCATTCCCTGAGCCAGAATCATTTACTTCCCAGGCATTTGTCAGCGGACTGAAAGCGCCCATCGGAATGGCCATTGACGACAAGGGAAATATGTGGGTGACCGAGGCCGGCACAGGAAATGGCAATGATGGCAGCGTATCCATGATTACACCGTCGGGCACGAAAACGTTGTACGTGACTGGCCTGAAATCAATTACCCAGGAAGGATCAGCAGAGGGCATAGGGCATCTGGTTTTTCATAACGGCAAGCTTTATTTTCTGCATGGCTCAAACGGCATGTTATATACAGCGGACGTAGCTTCCTTTAAATCAGGCGATGCTCCCGTTGATCTTGCTCAAATTCCTGTTCAGGACATCGGGACTTTTGTAAAAACCAAAAAATTAACTGACCCGCTTAACTCAAACACCTGGGACCTGACATTTGGCCCGGACGGTCATTTGTACATTGTTGACTCGGGCGCTAATGCCATCGTCAAAAGACATGGTGTAACCGGTGATTTGAGTTTGTTTGCCCACTTCCCCGATGTTGCCAGCGGTGTAGAGGCAGTGCCAACAGGCATTGTTTACGACGGCACTAAATTCCTTGTGAGTACATTGACAGGCTTTCCATTTGCGAAAGACAACGCCAAAATTTTCCAGGTTGACACTTGGGGGAATGTAGATATTTACAAATCGAACTTCACGACGCTGACAGGCATTACGCTTTCTGCTAATAATAAACCGATCGTGATCCATCACGGAGCATTCGGACAGATGGGCTTTGAAGCGAAGTCGGGTAAAGTGTTGGATGAAAACGGCAAAACGCTTCTGGGCAACATTTCCCGGCCAACAGACATCATCCGCGCCGATAACAACACGTATTATCTGATGAGCTATCAGGACGGGACGATTATCAAGCTGAGCTATTAA
- a CDS encoding SDR family NAD(P)-dependent oxidoreductase, giving the protein MPLINDGGQIINISSGLARFAFPGVAVYGALKAALESLTRYFAKEYAERKIRVNSVAPGAIDTEFGGGKGDEAHRSQVASMTALGRLGEAEDVGDFVASLLSEDSRFVNAQRIEVGGGIMI; this is encoded by the coding sequence ATGCCTTTAATTAATGACGGCGGGCAAATTATCAACATTTCCTCAGGACTTGCCCGATTTGCATTTCCCGGGGTTGCTGTGTATGGAGCGCTCAAAGCGGCCCTGGAATCACTGACGCGTTATTTTGCCAAGGAATACGCAGAGAGGAAAATTCGGGTTAACAGCGTTGCACCCGGAGCTATCGATACGGAATTTGGCGGAGGCAAAGGAGACGAAGCGCACCGGTCACAGGTCGCCTCGATGACTGCGCTTGGCCGACTGGGAGAGGCGGAGGATGTCGGTGATTTTGTGGCATCGCTGCTTTCGGAAGACAGCCGGTTTGTAAATGCCCAGCGTATAGAAGTGGGCGGAGGCATTATGATCTGA
- a CDS encoding RNA polymerase sigma factor, translated as MPLPPDANQFLNVIEDNKGIIYKVANAYCIDRENRKDLIQEIIIQLWLAFPRYDQQFRLTTWIYRIALNVSISFYRKQASRARLNQPLTDDIISFITVADVQPDVDTELSMLNTFIRELKELDRALILLYLEERSQQEISEILGITISNVSTKVSRIKEQLKQKFITSKS; from the coding sequence ATGCCGCTTCCACCAGATGCCAACCAATTCCTGAATGTGATCGAGGACAACAAGGGGATCATTTATAAAGTGGCCAACGCGTATTGTATAGACCGGGAAAACAGGAAAGATCTTATTCAGGAAATAATCATACAACTCTGGCTTGCATTTCCCAGGTATGACCAGCAATTCCGACTGACGACCTGGATTTACCGTATAGCGCTGAACGTTTCTATATCATTTTACCGAAAGCAGGCAAGCCGGGCGAGGCTCAATCAGCCGCTGACCGACGACATTATCAGCTTCATCACGGTGGCTGATGTACAGCCAGACGTCGATACGGAATTGTCGATGCTCAACACATTTATCAGGGAACTGAAAGAACTTGACCGGGCCCTCATATTACTATATCTCGAAGAACGGAGCCAGCAAGAAATATCCGAGATTTTAGGCATCACCATTTCGAATGTTTCAACAAAGGTTAGCAGGATCAAAGAGCAGCTTAAACAAAAATTTATCACCTCTAAAAGTTAG
- a CDS encoding Crp/Fnr family transcriptional regulator: MFEVFEKYLRKHTDISDQELEIIRTASTERKLRKWQSILHEGEVWRYNCFIASGCCRLYRFDKNGTDHTVRFGVENWWITDQESFNHETASAYNIEALAASTVILWTKAQWLELLQTIPALKLFYERLTANAYEASQRRIYYLISYSATEKYLEFEKTYPSIFNNVPLHMVASYLGISRETLSRIRKDFTRSTINLPENPEGS, translated from the coding sequence ATGTTTGAAGTCTTTGAAAAATATTTACGCAAGCACACAGACATTTCCGACCAGGAGCTGGAAATCATCAGGACAGCGAGCACTGAAAGAAAACTGCGTAAATGGCAATCCATTTTGCATGAGGGTGAGGTTTGGCGATATAACTGTTTCATTGCCAGCGGATGCTGCCGGCTTTACAGGTTCGACAAAAACGGGACGGATCATACGGTCCGGTTCGGTGTTGAAAACTGGTGGATTACCGATCAGGAAAGTTTCAACCACGAGACCGCCTCCGCATATAACATTGAAGCGCTGGCTGCCAGCACGGTTATCCTGTGGACAAAAGCGCAATGGCTGGAATTACTTCAAACGATCCCAGCGCTTAAACTTTTTTACGAAAGACTTACTGCAAACGCCTACGAGGCAAGCCAGCGACGCATTTATTATTTGATCAGTTATTCTGCTACCGAAAAATATCTTGAATTTGAAAAAACCTATCCGAGCATTTTTAATAATGTGCCGCTGCACATGGTAGCGTCTTATCTGGGCATTTCCCGAGAGACATTGAGCCGTATCCGAAAAGATTTCACAAGATCTACAATAAACCTTCCGGAAAATCCGGAAGGTTCTTGA
- a CDS encoding SDR family NAD(P)-dependent oxidoreductase yields the protein MDTNHHRKILLVTGGSRGIGKSIALSAAKRGIDVILTYNHNAEQGNAVASAINNNGGKAVALHLDSSKTASLDGFATQVSQLLKSEWGRENLDYLVNNAGISQRMLIKDTTEDIFDELVNVNLKGVFFLTQKADAFN from the coding sequence ATGGACACAAATCATCATCGCAAAATTCTCCTGGTAACCGGAGGCAGCCGGGGAATAGGAAAAAGCATAGCATTGAGTGCTGCGAAGCGCGGCATCGACGTTATCCTGACCTACAATCATAATGCTGAACAGGGCAACGCTGTTGCAAGCGCAATCAATAACAACGGGGGCAAAGCTGTTGCGCTGCATTTGGATTCGTCGAAAACCGCTAGTTTAGATGGCTTTGCAACGCAGGTTTCACAGTTGCTTAAAAGTGAATGGGGGAGGGAAAACCTGGATTACCTGGTCAATAATGCAGGAATCTCGCAACGCATGCTGATCAAAGACACGACTGAGGACATCTTTGATGAACTTGTGAATGTCAATCTGAAGGGCGTTTTCTTTTTGACTCAAAAAGCTGATGCCTTTAATTAA
- a CDS encoding winged helix-turn-helix transcriptional regulator: protein MRKETSTNALNERMIIDSCGMAYTLGVLGGRWKPAILCRLMHGTLRYGELKKSILGISERMLVAQLRELESDGIVQRKVFPEVPPRVEYEMTELGLSMQEVLAAMSDWGNMHRSVSNDRALAASSEAH, encoded by the coding sequence ATGAGAAAGGAGACATCCACCAATGCTTTGAACGAGAGAATGATCATCGACAGCTGCGGTATGGCTTATACGCTCGGTGTGTTGGGCGGTCGCTGGAAGCCCGCCATCCTGTGCAGGCTCATGCACGGCACATTGCGCTACGGCGAACTCAAAAAGTCAATTTTAGGGATTTCTGAAAGAATGCTTGTAGCCCAGCTTCGTGAGCTGGAGAGCGACGGAATCGTTCAGCGAAAGGTATTTCCCGAAGTCCCGCCCCGCGTTGAGTACGAAATGACCGAACTGGGGCTATCCATGCAAGAAGTCCTCGCTGCAATGTCGGACTGGGGTAATATGCACAGAAGCGTGAGCAATGATCGTGCGCTTGCCGCCTCATCCGAAGCGCACTAA
- a CDS encoding amidase family protein, which yields MRLCHMTSFQPERLRDGFAGYFQKYDALVTPVLPIPAHKHGVEQFIINGQTVDATYLQGATVPLNVTGLPGIAMRFGTSKEGLPIAVQIVGSWLAESTILHIASLLESVSEVRDLHPIP from the coding sequence GTGAGATTGTGTCATATGACTTCGTTTCAGCCGGAGCGCCTGCGTGACGGGTTTGCGGGATATTTTCAAAAATATGACGCCTTGGTTACTCCCGTGCTGCCGATCCCGGCACACAAGCACGGCGTAGAACAGTTCATAATCAACGGTCAGACGGTGGATGCCACTTATCTTCAGGGAGCCACCGTGCCGCTTAATGTCACTGGCTTGCCAGGGATCGCGATGCGGTTCGGTACGAGCAAAGAAGGCTTGCCCATAGCCGTTCAGATTGTCGGGAGCTGGCTGGCCGAATCGACCATTTTGCACATTGCGTCACTGCTGGAAAGTGTCAGCGAAGTGCGCGATCTGCACCCTATTCCCTGA
- a CDS encoding c-type cytochrome: MVKALKIVGKILAGLAIVIVAAIIYVKAALPNTGPAPELKIEQTAARVERGKYLANHVTVCMDCHSTRDWSQYAGPLSGALGGGGEAFTQEMGFPGKFYAPNITPYTLASWTDGEIFRAVTTGVNKSGKALFPVMGYHRFGQLDKEDIYSIIAYIRQLQPVKKDVPQSEPDFPVNILINTMPQEAAFTTRPSETDQVAYGKYLITATGCVDCHSKTDKGKVIPGTEFGGGMEFKSPNGVKRSPNITMHKETGIGNWTKDVFVSHFRAYTDSSYISRKVEAGDLNTPMPWTMYGGMKEQDLAAIFAYLNTVKPIEHKVIVSEKIAIVK; encoded by the coding sequence ATAGTGAAAGCACTCAAAATTGTCGGGAAAATCCTTGCCGGCCTCGCAATTGTCATCGTCGCAGCCATCATTTACGTCAAAGCAGCCCTTCCGAACACCGGACCGGCGCCGGAGCTTAAAATAGAGCAAACTGCGGCACGGGTTGAGCGTGGAAAGTATCTGGCTAACCACGTGACCGTTTGCATGGACTGCCACAGCACCCGCGATTGGTCGCAATATGCAGGTCCGCTTTCGGGAGCGTTAGGCGGAGGCGGCGAGGCATTTACGCAAGAAATGGGATTTCCCGGCAAATTTTACGCGCCTAACATTACGCCTTATACATTGGCCAGCTGGACAGACGGTGAAATTTTCCGTGCCGTTACGACCGGCGTTAATAAAAGTGGAAAAGCGTTATTTCCTGTGATGGGTTACCACCGCTTTGGCCAGCTCGACAAGGAAGATATCTATTCCATCATTGCCTACATACGTCAGTTACAGCCCGTGAAAAAGGACGTCCCGCAATCAGAGCCGGACTTCCCTGTCAACATTTTGATCAATACAATGCCGCAGGAAGCTGCTTTTACAACCCGCCCTTCCGAAACAGACCAGGTGGCTTATGGAAAGTACTTGATCACAGCGACGGGTTGCGTGGATTGCCACAGCAAGACGGACAAAGGCAAAGTAATTCCCGGAACGGAATTCGGCGGGGGGATGGAATTCAAAAGCCCGAATGGCGTCAAGCGCTCGCCTAACATTACCATGCACAAAGAAACCGGCATTGGTAACTGGACGAAAGATGTTTTTGTCTCCCATTTCCGGGCTTACACGGACAGCAGCTACATTTCACGGAAAGTGGAAGCGGGTGATCTCAACACGCCTATGCCGTGGACCATGTACGGCGGCATGAAGGAGCAAGACCTGGCGGCCATATTCGCCTACCTGAATACGGTAAAACCAATTGAACACAAGGTGATCGTATCTGAAAAAATCGCCATCGTCAAGTAA
- a CDS encoding sensor histidine kinase: MPQIRVNIQLLGPEQGLPSRNTRCLTQDGRGFMWVGTGQDLWRYDGYTFQNFTGMLTRSIGGSTLINQLRTGPQGNIWIAHNNGISIVDANNLTCKTIDPSQHIKEVDSKQNLDIFFDKKQNAWVAIPGGRLVRINSKLHPAALYTPNSKPSQSFSVGSVVTTLLSDSKDNVYAYIEGAFLHKVSETNSLTRGINLLDGLIESNLAVSSVFQSAPDLVTVYYRQQGSDKGKMRRYDFKKQQFGPLQDADTPVDPDFIKSDSKGYVWSKSKKEVRFFNQKTGESTSLTSRLQQKSGAATFFFTSYLSSDGSFWISCVNGLFKITVTGEIFTKYLSKPQEKPGDIGSSMRGITEDSEGMIWACSYGYILNGTAYMLHQIDPPTGRTRHMVLHRPRNIPGDHVIPYKVLFAKDDVYAVTDGTQFLKIEPESEEYYPVEFPFVSGRGFTSFYKLNDQTFWLGTWGGMGIIDTRNLKPVLLNDKPGRYIKNERVNHFMPWSQNRILVSTINGLYVLNQDATIKEHYGQSAGDKIKLPALQIFHTVWHENALWASSGQGVIRIDTVRKTARLFTMQDGLPDNNIYAALPDQQGNLWLSTNKGLSRFNTRTQKFHNYGLADGLPHMEFNHGSYLKSQNGTLYFGGLNGIVAFDPARIDTNPEKEHALQLISYSKYDADRNKADTIINHKPGKEIVFNPGDRLFAFSFMSPDYQNTTLNRFRYKLEGWGDDRWQMIENSNRLLINSLPPGKYNLKVQVSVAGADWGTQDWQAPIRVVVPWYKSPWFFILSLLGIGMVLYLFYRYRLRQILHIQQIRNGISADMHDEIGSTLSSITFYSQALLMQMEKAEHQQVVRKIKENAQQVQEGLSDIVWSVKAGSDEIEDVFARMFSFGSGLAESKGIVLHFETDPQLQKMKLDMQTRKNLYLIFKEAVNNAAKYANCSKIDVDIRQENGRIKMVIQDNGKGFDQQLTKKGNGLSNMQQRAAQMKGKLTLQSKKEEGTTITLVF, encoded by the coding sequence ATGCCACAAATCCGAGTGAACATTCAGTTACTCGGGCCGGAGCAGGGCTTGCCAAGCAGAAATACGCGCTGTCTGACGCAGGATGGGCGCGGATTTATGTGGGTGGGCACCGGTCAGGACTTATGGCGCTACGATGGGTATACATTTCAAAATTTTACGGGAATGCTCACCCGCTCCATTGGCGGCAGCACCCTCATTAACCAGCTCCGGACCGGGCCGCAAGGCAACATTTGGATCGCTCATAACAATGGCATCAGCATTGTTGACGCGAACAATCTGACTTGCAAGACCATCGACCCTTCGCAGCATATCAAAGAGGTGGATTCCAAGCAAAACCTGGATATATTTTTTGACAAAAAACAAAACGCATGGGTAGCGATTCCGGGAGGCAGGCTCGTCAGGATCAACAGCAAATTGCACCCCGCTGCCTTATACACGCCGAATTCAAAACCGTCGCAATCGTTTTCAGTTGGAAGTGTCGTAACGACCCTGCTTAGTGATAGCAAAGACAATGTGTATGCTTACATTGAAGGTGCGTTTTTACACAAAGTCAGTGAAACAAACAGCTTAACTCGCGGAATAAACCTGCTTGATGGATTGATTGAGAGCAATTTAGCAGTTTCCAGTGTTTTTCAGTCTGCGCCTGACCTGGTAACCGTCTATTACAGGCAGCAAGGAAGTGATAAAGGGAAAATGCGCAGGTATGACTTCAAAAAACAGCAATTTGGACCGCTGCAGGATGCCGATACACCGGTCGATCCTGATTTTATCAAATCAGACTCAAAAGGCTATGTTTGGAGTAAAAGCAAGAAGGAAGTTCGTTTTTTTAATCAGAAAACGGGTGAGTCTACCTCGCTGACCAGTCGGCTGCAGCAAAAGTCTGGTGCTGCAACCTTCTTTTTTACCAGTTACCTAAGCTCAGACGGCAGCTTCTGGATTTCGTGTGTCAATGGCCTTTTCAAGATTACTGTGACAGGGGAAATATTCACAAAGTATCTGAGCAAGCCGCAGGAAAAGCCGGGTGACATTGGCAGCAGCATGCGGGGCATTACAGAAGACAGTGAAGGGATGATCTGGGCATGCTCCTATGGTTATATCCTCAATGGAACCGCTTATATGCTCCACCAGATTGATCCCCCGACCGGCAGGACGAGGCATATGGTGCTGCATCGGCCAAGGAACATTCCGGGGGATCATGTGATCCCATATAAGGTGCTGTTTGCGAAAGATGACGTTTATGCCGTCACGGATGGCACGCAATTTCTCAAAATCGAGCCGGAAAGTGAGGAATATTATCCGGTTGAGTTTCCGTTTGTCAGTGGCCGTGGATTCACTTCTTTTTACAAGTTGAATGATCAAACTTTTTGGCTGGGCACCTGGGGCGGAATGGGCATTATCGATACACGCAACCTGAAACCCGTATTGCTTAACGACAAGCCAGGGCGTTACATTAAAAATGAACGTGTGAATCACTTTATGCCCTGGTCGCAGAACCGTATTTTGGTTAGTACGATCAACGGTTTGTACGTTTTGAACCAGGATGCCACGATCAAAGAACATTACGGACAATCTGCCGGAGATAAGATCAAACTTCCCGCTTTGCAGATATTTCACACCGTCTGGCATGAAAATGCGTTATGGGCTTCGTCAGGGCAGGGGGTGATCCGCATTGATACAGTCCGGAAAACGGCCCGGCTTTTTACCATGCAGGATGGCCTTCCCGATAACAACATTTACGCAGCGCTGCCCGACCAGCAGGGTAATCTCTGGCTGAGTACCAACAAAGGTCTGTCCCGTTTCAACACCCGAACACAGAAGTTCCATAATTACGGTCTTGCCGACGGACTGCCGCACATGGAATTCAACCACGGTTCTTACCTGAAATCACAAAATGGAACACTCTATTTTGGTGGCTTAAATGGCATTGTCGCGTTTGATCCCGCTCGGATCGATACCAATCCTGAAAAAGAGCATGCATTGCAGCTGATTTCTTATTCCAAATACGATGCAGACCGTAACAAAGCCGATACGATCATTAACCACAAGCCCGGTAAAGAGATCGTTTTCAATCCCGGCGACCGCCTTTTCGCATTCTCTTTCATGAGCCCCGATTACCAAAACACAACATTGAACCGTTTCCGCTACAAGCTCGAAGGCTGGGGAGATGACCGTTGGCAGATGATTGAAAACAGCAACAGATTGTTGATTAACAGTCTGCCGCCTGGAAAATACAACCTCAAAGTGCAGGTTTCGGTAGCAGGTGCTGACTGGGGCACGCAGGATTGGCAGGCACCGATCAGAGTGGTTGTTCCCTGGTACAAATCTCCATGGTTTTTTATCCTGAGCTTGCTGGGCATCGGAATGGTGCTTTACCTGTTTTACCGTTACCGGCTACGGCAAATCTTACACATTCAACAGATTCGAAATGGCATTAGTGCCGACATGCATGATGAGATCGGAAGCACCCTTAGCAGCATTACATTTTACAGTCAGGCGCTGCTGATGCAAATGGAAAAGGCGGAACACCAGCAAGTTGTCCGGAAGATAAAAGAAAACGCGCAGCAGGTCCAGGAAGGACTCAGCGATATTGTATGGAGTGTGAAAGCGGGCAGCGATGAGATTGAAGATGTCTTTGCGCGCATGTTTAGTTTCGGGAGCGGACTGGCCGAATCAAAAGGAATTGTGCTCCATTTCGAAACAGATCCGCAGCTTCAAAAAATGAAGCTGGACATGCAAACGCGTAAAAATCTCTATCTGATCTTTAAAGAGGCCGTCAATAATGCCGCCAAATACGCCAATTGCAGTAAGATCGACGTAGACATTCGCCAGGAAAACGGCAGGATCAAGATGGTTATCCAGGATAACGGGAAGGGTTTTGATCAACAGCTTACCAAAAAAGGGAACGGCCTTTCGAATATGCAGCAGCGCGCAGCGCAAATGAAGGGTAAGCTCACTCTTCAATCCAAAAAGGAAGAGGGCACTACCATTACACTTGTTTTTTGA
- a CDS encoding SDR family NAD(P)-dependent oxidoreductase, with product MKKLENKIALVTGGSRGIGAAIVRRLAADGAKVAFTYARSAEKAEALAAEISAAGGQAIAIAADNTRMEEVTGAVKKTVDAFGGLDILVSNAGVYIGKEFGEHTIEDYDAVMDVNVKAVFVASLEAVKHLKSGGRIITIGSNMGDNALGPQSTLYTMSKSTLQGFTRGLARDLGPKGISVSLVQPGPTDTDMNPATGELADFLRGRMAIPTYGTGEDVAGLVAFLASEEGKFITGSWVTIDGGLNA from the coding sequence ATGAAAAAGCTAGAAAATAAAATAGCATTGGTTACTGGGGGCAGCCGTGGCATAGGCGCTGCGATCGTGCGTCGTTTGGCAGCAGACGGAGCGAAAGTAGCATTCACCTACGCACGTTCAGCAGAGAAAGCAGAGGCACTCGCAGCGGAAATATCCGCAGCCGGCGGCCAGGCTATTGCCATTGCTGCGGATAATACCCGGATGGAAGAAGTGACCGGTGCCGTAAAGAAAACGGTGGACGCTTTTGGCGGACTTGATATTCTGGTGAGCAATGCCGGCGTATACATTGGAAAAGAGTTCGGCGAACATACCATCGAGGATTACGACGCGGTGATGGATGTCAATGTAAAAGCAGTTTTTGTGGCATCCCTAGAAGCCGTGAAACATCTCAAATCCGGCGGGCGGATCATCACCATCGGGAGCAATATGGGAGACAACGCGCTGGGGCCCCAGTCCACATTGTACACCATGAGCAAATCCACATTGCAAGGGTTTACCCGCGGCCTGGCCCGCGACCTAGGACCGAAAGGCATTTCTGTGAGCCTCGTGCAACCCGGACCTACGGACACCGACATGAACCCGGCAACCGGCGAACTGGCTGATTTTCTCCGGGGTAGAATGGCGATCCCGACATACGGCACAGGTGAAGACGTTGCCGGTCTGGTTGCGTTCCTGGCTAGTGAAGAAGGAAAATTTATTACCGGATCCTGGGTTACGATCGACGGCGGACTCAACGCCTAA
- a CDS encoding response regulator, translating into MASRIIIFDDNQERLNSVAMLLNLSADFTCTGTFPNAGNLVADITGSTPDLVLMDIDMPGMNGIEATRLVRRHFGALPVLIQTNFEEDERIFDSLRAGANGYLLKKTSPERFLESLREALEGGAPMTGSIAAKVLRFFSAESPARKDYHLTEREKHVLGFLVKGYSYKLIASECGITYNTVNNHIRNIYDKLYVNSATEAVSLAIKERLV; encoded by the coding sequence ATGGCATCCAGGATCATTATTTTCGACGATAATCAGGAGCGGCTCAACAGCGTAGCAATGCTGCTGAACCTCTCAGCTGACTTTACGTGCACCGGAACCTTCCCCAATGCCGGTAATCTGGTAGCCGATATCACGGGCTCTACTCCGGATTTGGTGCTTATGGACATTGATATGCCCGGCATGAACGGCATTGAAGCAACCCGGCTTGTGCGCAGGCATTTTGGTGCGTTGCCGGTTTTGATACAAACGAATTTCGAAGAAGATGAGCGCATTTTTGACAGCCTGCGCGCAGGAGCCAATGGATATCTGCTCAAAAAGACAAGCCCGGAGCGTTTTCTGGAAAGTTTGAGGGAGGCGCTGGAAGGCGGAGCACCCATGACTGGCAGCATCGCCGCAAAAGTGCTTCGGTTTTTTTCAGCAGAATCACCCGCCAGGAAAGACTACCACCTTACCGAGCGCGAAAAACATGTGCTTGGATTTTTGGTAAAAGGTTACAGTTACAAGCTCATCGCTTCCGAATGCGGCATTACTTACAACACCGTAAATAACCACATCCGCAACATTTACGACAAGCTTTACGTCAACAGCGCAACCGAGGCGGTCAGTCTGGCGATCAAAGAAAGGCTTGTGTAA
- a CDS encoding helix-turn-helix domain-containing protein: MDLAKVDRSHRTPDAAYRLDLYSIACKKIEGSFKYGRTDYDFNEGSLMFTAPDQVLSPGIENKVEGWAIYIHPDFLHASKKGQHLTSYTFFGYDTHECLHISDAEEKVLKDCLENITREISTNLDTHSQNLILTNLELMLSYCSRFYDRQFLTRAKVSNEIVEKFDRILNDYFSQETLIEIGLPDVKYFASQLNLSPNYLTDLLTKYTGKSTNEHIHLKLIDKAKQLLWSTNAPISAIAYDLGFEHPSHFTKLFKNKTGHAPKMYRNLN, encoded by the coding sequence GTGGATTTGGCCAAAGTCGACCGATCGCACAGAACGCCCGATGCAGCGTACCGCCTCGATCTTTATTCCATTGCTTGTAAAAAAATTGAAGGTTCGTTCAAATACGGGCGTACGGATTACGACTTTAACGAAGGTTCGCTCATGTTCACCGCGCCTGACCAGGTTTTGTCGCCGGGCATTGAAAACAAAGTGGAAGGCTGGGCGATCTACATCCATCCCGACTTTCTACACGCTAGCAAAAAGGGGCAACATTTAACCAGTTACACGTTTTTCGGTTATGACACGCACGAATGCCTGCACATTTCAGATGCCGAAGAGAAAGTGCTTAAAGATTGTCTGGAAAATATCACCAGGGAAATTTCTACAAATCTCGATACACATTCCCAAAATCTGATCCTGACAAATCTTGAACTCATGCTGTCTTATTGTTCACGGTTTTACGACCGGCAGTTTCTGACAAGGGCAAAAGTTAGCAACGAAATCGTGGAAAAATTTGACCGGATTCTGAACGACTATTTTTCGCAGGAAACCTTAATTGAAATAGGATTACCGGATGTTAAATATTTTGCATCGCAACTCAATTTGTCACCCAATTACCTCACGGATCTTTTGACAAAATATACCGGGAAGTCTACGAACGAGCACATACATTTAAAACTAATAGACAAAGCGAAACAATTGCTTTGGAGCACGAATGCACCCATCAGCGCCATCGCCTATGACCTGGGTTTCGAGCACCCATCCCATTTCACAAAGCTCTTTAAAAACAAAACCGGTCACGCTCCGAAGATGTACAGGAATTTGAATTGA
- a CDS encoding nuclear transport factor 2 family protein, translated as MMSDKNKAILLKGNAAISEGDHEGFLSLCTEDTEWTFVGDTVLKGKEAVRQWMAKTYIKPPKVTVANLIAEGDYLIATGDVAVMEADGNETRSAYCDIWRFRGEQLAELTAFVI; from the coding sequence ATGATGTCAGACAAAAACAAGGCAATCTTACTAAAAGGCAATGCGGCCATTTCCGAAGGGGATCATGAAGGATTTTTATCGCTCTGCACAGAAGATACGGAGTGGACCTTTGTAGGAGACACGGTTCTGAAGGGAAAAGAAGCCGTACGCCAGTGGATGGCAAAAACGTACATAAAACCGCCCAAAGTTACGGTCGCCAACCTGATTGCCGAGGGTGACTACCTTATAGCAACCGGCGATGTTGCCGTCATGGAGGCCGACGGCAACGAAACCCGCAGTGCATACTGCGACATCTGGCGCTTTCGGGGCGAACAACTTGCGGAACTAACCGCTTTTGTCATTTAA